A stretch of Haloarcula marismortui ATCC 43049 DNA encodes these proteins:
- a CDS encoding SHOCT domain-containing protein has product MQNPIQARGIRSLGFIVVGALTLAVVAGMALTHATVPESMMWSWHDGMWNSGHIAGWGGWGWGMILFGLLWMALLIALPVYAVYWLTTRSPTDGHTDDSALAVLQERYARGEIDDEEFDHRRARLVSDDDRF; this is encoded by the coding sequence ATGCAAAATCCAATTCAAGCACGCGGGATTCGTTCTCTGGGATTCATCGTCGTTGGGGCACTGACTCTGGCCGTCGTCGCCGGAATGGCGCTAACGCACGCGACCGTCCCAGAATCAATGATGTGGAGCTGGCACGACGGCATGTGGAACAGCGGCCACATAGCCGGCTGGGGTGGCTGGGGCTGGGGGATGATACTGTTCGGGCTCCTGTGGATGGCACTTCTGATCGCCCTCCCAGTCTACGCCGTTTACTGGCTGACAACGCGGTCCCCTACGGACGGCCATACTGATGACAGCGCACTCGCTGTTCTCCAAGAACGGTACGCTCGTGGCGAAATCGACGACGAGGAGTTTGATCACCGTCGCGCCCGCCTGGTGTCCGACGACGATCGTTTCTGA
- a CDS encoding heavy-metal-associated domain-containing protein, translating to MTQTITVEGMTCEHCEQTVEEALEEVEGVTSATADRDSESATVEGSAERDELVTVVEDAGYDASA from the coding sequence ATGACTCAGACAATCACCGTCGAAGGAATGACCTGTGAACATTGCGAGCAGACCGTCGAAGAGGCACTCGAAGAAGTTGAGGGGGTTACGTCCGCTACTGCGGATCGTGACTCAGAATCCGCGACGGTCGAGGGGTCCGCTGAACGGGATGAGCTTGTGACTGTGGTCGAAGACGCTGGATACGATGCCTCTGCGTAA
- a CDS encoding AsnC family transcriptional regulator produces MRDLDETDLEILSLLADDARRPFSDIGEEVDLSGPAVSDRVKRLQEAGIINNFTIDVNRAHLRAGVPVFIQAEIGSASLEAARERARESDGVEHVFTTSEGDLWFYARVEAQNVRQWVDGLFNEIDVADYTVTLIDELEWTPSVDGVEFALTCAECNNTVDNQGETTRIDGEIYHFCCPSCLTRFDDRYQRLEEGA; encoded by the coding sequence ATGCGCGATTTGGATGAAACCGACTTAGAAATCCTCTCGTTACTCGCTGATGACGCCCGCCGCCCGTTCAGCGATATTGGCGAGGAGGTCGACTTGTCGGGGCCAGCCGTTTCTGACCGGGTAAAGCGATTACAGGAAGCTGGCATCATTAACAACTTCACGATTGACGTCAACCGGGCTCATCTCCGAGCTGGTGTACCGGTATTTATTCAGGCCGAAATCGGCTCAGCGTCGTTGGAGGCCGCCCGCGAGCGGGCTCGAGAGTCAGATGGCGTTGAACACGTCTTCACGACCTCCGAAGGAGATCTTTGGTTCTATGCCCGTGTTGAAGCCCAGAACGTACGTCAGTGGGTAGATGGACTCTTTAACGAGATCGATGTAGCAGATTACACCGTCACACTAATTGACGAGCTTGAATGGACGCCGTCCGTTGATGGCGTCGAATTTGCACTCACCTGTGCTGAATGTAACAATACCGTTGATAATCAAGGTGAAACGACGAGAATCGACGGAGAGATCTATCACTTCTGTTGTCCGTCCTGTCTCACACGGTTCGACGATCGGTATCAGCGACTCGAAGAGGGAGCGTAA
- a CDS encoding ArsR/SmtB family transcription factor, with amino-acid sequence MTEEADPSDIFATLDDEYARNILVATKTDRLSAKELSEECDMSRPTVSRRVTRLVEQGLLEEYTHVDPGGRHYSEYEARLERVEVLLQAEGFDVQIDVRPDPADRITSIFEEMRGD; translated from the coding sequence GTGACTGAGGAGGCCGACCCGTCGGACATCTTCGCCACACTCGACGACGAGTACGCCCGCAACATCCTCGTGGCGACGAAGACCGACCGACTCTCCGCGAAGGAGCTCAGCGAGGAATGCGATATGTCACGCCCGACCGTCTCGCGGCGTGTCACCCGCCTCGTCGAGCAGGGCCTCCTCGAGGAGTACACGCACGTCGACCCCGGCGGACGGCACTACAGCGAGTACGAGGCGCGACTCGAGCGTGTCGAAGTACTCCTCCAAGCAGAGGGCTTCGACGTGCAGATCGATGTTCGGCCGGACCCCGCCGACCGGATTACGTCCATCTTCGAGGAAATGCGGGGAGACTGA
- the acnA gene encoding aconitate hydratase AcnA, with product MTDTLPFDAVRELDVDGTTYKMADLRALEEQGLCDLDTLPVSIRILLESVLRNADGETVTAADVKNAAGWKPDVPDAEVPFSPSRVVLQDLTGVPAVVDLAALRSEVDRKDRDPTLVEPEIPIDLVIDHSVQVDYFDSEDAYEKNVELEYERNAERYRAIKWAQNAFENFNVVPPGTGIVHQVNLEHLGRVVHAREQDGENWLLPDTLVGTDSHTPMIGGIGVVGWGVGGIEAEAAMLGQPVTMKLPEVVGVRLEGELPEGATATDLVLHITERLREVGVVDRFVEFFGPGVENLTVPDRATIANMAPEQGSTISMFPVDEQTLEYLELTGRDPDHVDLVREYLEAQGLFGEQEPEYTEVVEFDLSTVEPSLAGHKRPQDRIPMGDVKQSFRGLLHGEFEDDLDDVDEDALQRWLGEGGAADAETDGGVQVEPESELHPLTKRVEVDLDGETVEIGHGDVLVSAITSCTNTSNPSVMIAAGLLAQNAVEKGLDVPPYVKTSLAPGSRVVTQYLEESGLLPYLEELGYAVVGYGCTTCIGNAGPLPDPIEQAIDDHDLWTTSVLSGNRNFEARIHPKIRANYLASPPLVVAYGLAGRMDIDLEHEPLGTDDEGNPVYLADIWPDAADVQAAIHENVSPEMFEEKYASVFEGDERWAALDAPTGDVYEWDEDSTYIREPPFFKDFPVEKPGVADIEDARCLLTLGDTVTTDHISPAGPFGPDLPAGQWLLDHGVEPHEFNTYGARRGNHEVMMRGTFANVRIENEMLDDVEGGYTIHHPTDEQTTVFEASRRYRDEGIPLVVMAGEEFGTGSSRDWAAKGTDLLGVRATIAESYERIYRDNLVGMGVLPLQFDDGDSWESLGLDGSEVFTIHGLDDGLDVMDELTVIAERADGSTVEFPVTAQVGTPAAVTYIEHGGILHYVLRRLLRQ from the coding sequence ATGACTGATACACTTCCGTTCGATGCCGTCCGCGAGCTCGACGTCGACGGGACGACGTACAAGATGGCCGATCTTCGAGCACTCGAAGAGCAGGGGCTCTGTGACCTCGACACGCTCCCTGTGAGCATCCGTATTCTGCTTGAGTCGGTGCTCCGGAACGCCGACGGCGAAACTGTTACTGCAGCGGATGTCAAGAATGCTGCTGGCTGGAAGCCAGACGTACCGGACGCAGAGGTTCCGTTCTCTCCATCACGAGTCGTCCTGCAAGATCTCACCGGTGTACCCGCAGTCGTCGACCTGGCGGCCCTTCGATCCGAGGTCGACCGCAAAGACCGAGATCCCACCCTGGTCGAACCGGAGATTCCTATTGATCTCGTGATCGACCACAGCGTCCAGGTCGACTACTTCGACTCCGAGGACGCCTACGAGAAGAACGTCGAACTGGAGTACGAGCGAAACGCCGAACGGTATCGCGCGATCAAGTGGGCGCAGAACGCCTTCGAGAACTTCAACGTCGTCCCGCCGGGGACCGGTATCGTCCACCAGGTGAATCTCGAACATCTGGGTCGGGTCGTCCACGCCCGCGAGCAAGACGGCGAGAACTGGCTCCTGCCGGACACGCTCGTCGGCACGGACAGCCACACCCCGATGATCGGTGGCATCGGTGTGGTCGGTTGGGGCGTCGGCGGCATCGAAGCGGAAGCGGCGATGCTCGGTCAACCGGTCACGATGAAACTCCCCGAGGTCGTCGGCGTCCGTCTCGAAGGCGAATTACCCGAGGGCGCGACGGCTACGGATCTCGTGCTCCACATCACCGAACGACTCCGCGAGGTCGGCGTCGTCGACCGGTTCGTGGAGTTCTTCGGTCCCGGTGTGGAGAATCTCACAGTCCCCGACCGGGCCACGATCGCCAATATGGCGCCCGAACAGGGCTCGACGATCAGTATGTTCCCGGTCGACGAGCAGACGCTCGAGTATCTCGAACTCACCGGGCGTGATCCCGACCACGTCGACCTCGTTCGCGAGTACCTCGAAGCCCAAGGGCTGTTCGGGGAACAGGAACCAGAATATACTGAGGTCGTCGAGTTCGACCTCTCGACAGTCGAACCGAGTCTGGCCGGACACAAGCGGCCACAGGACCGGATTCCGATGGGGGACGTGAAACAGAGCTTCCGGGGACTTCTCCACGGGGAGTTCGAGGACGACCTCGATGATGTCGACGAGGACGCCTTGCAGCGGTGGCTCGGTGAGGGTGGTGCAGCTGATGCGGAGACCGACGGTGGCGTTCAGGTCGAACCCGAATCGGAACTGCACCCGTTAACCAAACGTGTCGAGGTCGACCTCGACGGTGAGACGGTCGAAATCGGACACGGAGACGTCCTCGTCAGCGCCATCACGAGCTGTACGAACACGTCGAACCCGTCGGTGATGATCGCTGCTGGACTGCTCGCCCAGAACGCCGTCGAGAAAGGCCTAGACGTCCCGCCGTACGTCAAGACGAGTCTCGCACCGGGTAGCCGTGTCGTCACGCAGTATCTCGAAGAATCGGGGCTGCTTCCGTATCTCGAAGAGCTCGGGTACGCCGTCGTCGGCTACGGCTGTACCACCTGTATCGGTAACGCTGGGCCGCTTCCCGATCCCATCGAGCAGGCAATCGACGACCACGACCTCTGGACGACGAGCGTTCTCTCCGGGAACCGGAACTTCGAGGCGCGTATCCACCCGAAGATCCGCGCGAACTACCTCGCGAGCCCGCCGCTCGTCGTCGCCTACGGGCTCGCAGGGCGGATGGACATCGATCTCGAACACGAGCCGCTGGGCACTGACGATGAGGGTAACCCAGTCTATCTGGCGGACATCTGGCCGGACGCAGCGGACGTGCAGGCCGCAATCCACGAGAACGTCTCTCCGGAGATGTTCGAGGAGAAGTACGCCTCCGTGTTCGAGGGCGATGAGCGATGGGCTGCTCTCGACGCGCCCACGGGTGACGTCTACGAGTGGGATGAGGACTCGACATACATCCGTGAACCGCCGTTCTTCAAGGACTTCCCGGTAGAGAAACCCGGCGTCGCCGATATCGAGGACGCACGCTGTCTACTGACGCTCGGCGATACCGTTACGACCGACCACATCAGTCCAGCCGGCCCGTTCGGTCCCGACCTCCCCGCAGGTCAGTGGCTGCTCGATCACGGTGTCGAGCCACACGAGTTCAACACCTACGGCGCACGTCGGGGCAATCACGAGGTGATGATGCGGGGGACGTTCGCCAACGTCCGAATCGAGAACGAGATGCTCGACGACGTCGAGGGTGGCTACACGATCCACCACCCGACCGACGAACAAACCACGGTGTTCGAAGCCAGTCGCCGCTATCGGGACGAGGGGATACCGCTCGTCGTGATGGCTGGCGAGGAGTTCGGAACTGGGTCTAGCCGGGACTGGGCGGCGAAAGGAACGGACCTGCTCGGTGTCCGCGCAACCATCGCCGAGAGTTACGAGCGCATCTACCGCGACAACCTCGTCGGCATGGGTGTGCTTCCCCTGCAGTTCGATGATGGCGACTCGTGGGAATCTCTCGGTCTGGATGGGTCGGAGGTCTTCACGATCCACGGCCTCGATGACGGGCTCGACGTGATGGACGAACTGACCGTTATCGCCGAGCGTGCGGACGGGTCGACTGTCGAGTTCCCGGTCACAGCACAGGTCGGCACGCCGGCCGCCGTAACCTATATCGAACACGGCGGAATCCTCCACTACGTCCTCAGACGCCTCCTCAGACAGTAA
- a CDS encoding heavy-metal-associated domain-containing protein, translating to MTTTITVEGMSCGHCEQTVEEALEEVSGVTDVTVDRESEQASVDGEANVTALVEAVEDAGYTAYA from the coding sequence ATGACGACGACCATCACCGTGGAAGGAATGTCGTGCGGTCACTGTGAGCAGACGGTCGAAGAGGCCCTCGAAGAGGTATCCGGCGTGACTGACGTGACCGTCGACAGGGAGAGCGAACAGGCGAGCGTCGATGGTGAGGCAAATGTCACAGCTCTCGTGGAGGCCGTCGAAGACGCCGGGTACACCGCTTACGCCTGA
- a CDS encoding heavy metal translocating P-type ATPase, translated as MTSQTIHLDITGMSCANCSATIQDTLESLDGVSEADANFATDEGSVTYDPEEVSLKEIYDAIDEAGYGAVSETVTIAISDMTCANCAETNQTALENIPGVVNAEVNYATDEAQVTYNPAEVSIGALYDAIEEAGYSPVREDGADEESGQDARDAARQAETRKQLRLTLFGAVLSAPLLFFLIDNYLLGGAIVPEAVFGVELGWVEFLLATPVQAILGWPFYKNSYKAIVKNGRANMDVLIAIGSTTAYLYSVAVLAELIAGGLYFDTAALILVFITLGNYLEARSKGQAGEALRKLLEMEAETATIVREDGSEEEVPLEEVTTGDRMKIRPGEKIPTDGVVVDGQSAVDESMVTGESVPVEKEEGDEVVGSTINENGVLVVEATKVGEDTALQQIVQTVKEAQSRQPDIQNLADRISAYFVPAVIANALLWGVVWFLFPEALAGFVDWLPLWGQVAGGPAPVGGTVSVFEFAIIVFASSILIACPCALGLATPAATMVGTTIGAQNGVLFKGGDILERAKDVDTVVFDKTGTLTEGEMELTDVVVFDSDGNVVTDGGEPTPDGGQLSTRERLSEDDVLRLAAIAESGSEHPLARAIVEGAEERGLDVTEPDDFENVPGHGIKAVIGDSEVLVGNRKLLRDNGIDPSPAEETMERLENEGKTAMLVAYEGELVGVVADADTVKESSKQAVTALQERGVDVMMITGDNERTARAVAKQVGIDPKNVRAGVLPEDKSNAVDSIQDEGRQAMMVGDGVNDAPALAVAHVGTAIGSGTDVAIEAADVTLMRDDPLDVVKAIRISDATLQKIKQNLVWALGYNTAMIPLASLGLLQPVLAAAAMAFSSVSVLTNSLLFRRYTPDHDYKLFGFLR; from the coding sequence ATGACAAGCCAAACAATCCATCTTGATATCACGGGAATGTCCTGCGCCAACTGTTCGGCGACGATCCAGGACACTCTCGAATCGCTCGACGGGGTATCGGAGGCGGATGCGAACTTCGCCACCGACGAGGGTTCCGTCACCTACGACCCTGAAGAGGTATCGCTCAAAGAAATCTACGACGCGATCGACGAGGCCGGGTACGGCGCAGTCTCTGAGACGGTAACGATTGCCATCTCCGATATGACCTGTGCCAACTGCGCCGAGACCAACCAAACCGCTCTTGAAAATATTCCGGGCGTCGTTAATGCGGAGGTCAATTACGCAACCGACGAAGCACAGGTCACCTACAATCCTGCGGAAGTATCTATTGGTGCGCTGTACGATGCTATCGAGGAGGCTGGCTACTCGCCCGTCCGCGAAGATGGTGCCGACGAAGAGTCGGGCCAGGACGCACGAGATGCCGCCCGTCAAGCCGAAACTCGGAAACAACTCAGGTTGACCCTCTTTGGGGCAGTGTTATCGGCACCGTTGCTCTTCTTCCTCATCGACAATTATCTGCTCGGTGGCGCGATCGTCCCTGAAGCCGTCTTCGGTGTGGAACTTGGCTGGGTTGAGTTCCTCCTCGCCACGCCGGTACAGGCGATCCTCGGCTGGCCGTTCTATAAGAACTCGTACAAGGCGATCGTGAAGAACGGCCGCGCCAATATGGACGTGCTGATTGCGATCGGTTCAACAACGGCCTATCTATACTCTGTGGCAGTCCTTGCTGAACTCATTGCAGGTGGACTTTATTTCGACACGGCAGCCCTCATCCTCGTGTTCATCACGTTGGGTAACTATCTCGAAGCTCGGTCGAAGGGCCAAGCGGGTGAGGCCCTCCGAAAGCTCCTCGAAATGGAAGCCGAAACGGCGACCATTGTCCGCGAGGACGGCAGTGAAGAAGAAGTTCCACTCGAAGAGGTCACAACTGGTGACCGGATGAAAATTCGTCCAGGTGAGAAGATTCCCACAGACGGTGTCGTTGTCGACGGTCAGTCTGCCGTCGACGAGTCAATGGTCACTGGCGAATCTGTGCCTGTCGAGAAAGAGGAGGGCGATGAGGTCGTCGGCTCGACGATTAACGAGAACGGCGTCCTTGTCGTGGAGGCGACGAAGGTTGGAGAAGACACGGCCCTCCAACAGATCGTCCAGACAGTCAAGGAGGCCCAGTCGCGCCAGCCCGACATCCAGAATCTCGCCGACCGCATCTCCGCGTACTTCGTGCCTGCGGTCATCGCGAACGCCCTTCTCTGGGGTGTCGTCTGGTTCCTGTTCCCCGAGGCTCTCGCTGGCTTCGTCGACTGGCTCCCGCTGTGGGGTCAGGTTGCTGGCGGCCCGGCCCCGGTCGGTGGGACCGTTTCAGTCTTCGAGTTCGCGATAATTGTCTTCGCGTCCTCGATCCTCATCGCCTGTCCCTGTGCGCTGGGGCTGGCGACGCCCGCAGCGACGATGGTCGGGACGACGATTGGTGCCCAGAACGGCGTCCTGTTCAAGGGCGGTGACATCCTCGAACGCGCAAAAGACGTCGACACGGTCGTCTTCGACAAGACGGGCACCCTCACGGAGGGTGAAATGGAACTCACCGACGTGGTCGTCTTTGATAGCGATGGAAATGTGGTGACTGACGGTGGCGAGCCGACCCCAGATGGTGGACAGCTCAGCACCCGTGAGCGCCTCTCAGAGGATGATGTGCTTCGACTGGCGGCGATAGCTGAAAGCGGCAGCGAACACCCGCTCGCCCGTGCAATCGTCGAAGGGGCCGAAGAACGCGGCCTGGACGTGACTGAGCCTGACGACTTCGAGAACGTTCCGGGCCACGGGATCAAAGCAGTCATTGGTGACAGCGAGGTGCTGGTCGGCAACCGCAAGCTGCTGCGGGACAACGGGATCGACCCCTCTCCCGCTGAGGAGACGATGGAACGCCTCGAGAACGAGGGGAAGACGGCGATGCTGGTCGCCTACGAGGGGGAGCTCGTGGGTGTGGTCGCCGACGCCGACACAGTGAAGGAAAGCTCCAAGCAGGCTGTCACAGCACTCCAAGAGCGGGGAGTTGACGTGATGATGATTACGGGCGACAACGAGCGAACTGCCCGTGCGGTCGCTAAACAGGTGGGTATCGACCCGAAGAACGTCCGCGCAGGAGTCCTTCCTGAGGACAAGTCCAACGCGGTCGACAGTATTCAAGACGAGGGCCGGCAGGCGATGATGGTCGGTGACGGCGTCAACGACGCTCCGGCACTCGCGGTCGCACACGTCGGGACAGCAATCGGCTCCGGCACCGACGTCGCCATCGAAGCTGCAGACGTCACGCTGATGCGAGACGACCCGCTCGACGTGGTAAAGGCGATCCGAATCTCAGACGCGACACTCCAGAAGATCAAACAGAACCTCGTGTGGGCGCTCGGTTACAACACGGCGATGATTCCGTTAGCGTCGCTCGGCCTCCTCCAGCCCGTGCTCGCTGCAGCAGCAATGGCGTTCTCGTCGGTGTCGGTGCTGACGAACAGTCTCCTGTTCCGGCGGTACACCCCCGATCACGACTACAAGCTCTTCGGATTTCTTCGCTAA
- a CDS encoding DUF7521 family protein translates to MEHTLFVIGKLFTTALALVIAYQAYRGYQRHHTQLLLYVAAGFALVGLGGLLEGVLFELLQVSIFEAGFVAALVTAAGMLSILYALYAPNP, encoded by the coding sequence ATGGAACACACGTTATTCGTCATCGGCAAGCTGTTCACGACCGCCCTGGCGCTGGTGATCGCCTACCAGGCCTATCGCGGATACCAACGGCATCACACGCAGTTACTCCTGTACGTCGCGGCTGGCTTCGCGCTGGTCGGGCTCGGCGGCCTCCTCGAGGGCGTGCTCTTCGAACTCCTCCAAGTGTCGATTTTCGAAGCAGGATTCGTCGCAGCACTCGTCACCGCCGCCGGGATGCTGTCGATCCTCTACGCCCTGTATGCCCCGAACCCCTGA
- a CDS encoding copper-translocating P-type ATPase has translation MDDHKDTNENLPGGEHQQDDSSHQHEHGEQDESDAESDEQRVEQDLLEEEAHPAAESETVLDEQHEHAGHEGEGHDHGSHEGHGEGHGGMHKGHEQMFRRRFFVSTLLSIPVLLYSEMLQEWLGFSVPAFPGSEWINPVFAVIVFAYGGMPFLQMAVPELKDRSPGMMTLISMAITVAFVYSLASVVFPTQSAFFWELVTLIDIMLLGHWIEMRSVRRASSAVDELAKLMPDTAERITDGGDTEEVPVSELSEGDLVLVRPGASVPADGVVEEGDSDVNESMITGESKPVSKDPGDEVIGGTINGDGSLRVRVGATGEETTLAGIMRLVEEAQQSKSKTQVLADRAAGWLFYVALAAAVVTAIAWTLAVSFDATVIERVVTVLVIACPHALGLAIPLVVAINTSLAARNGMLVRDRIAMEEARNLDAIIFDKTGTLTEGEHGVVDMATVEGVEEDDALALAAAVESDSEHMIARAIREAADEQDLTAPDATDFEAIKGRGVRANVDGNEVYVGGPNLLTQLDSEIPDHLRRFADEAGQNAQTVVYLVREGELIAAFAMADVIREESFRVVDTLHDLGIEVAMLTGDSQDVANAVADELGIDTVFAEVLPEDKDEKVQELQDQGKLVGMVGDGVNDAPALTRADVGIAIGSGTDVAVQSADVILVQNNPMDVVRLVKLSKASYRKMQENIVWAAGYNVFAIPLAAGVLAPIGILLSPAVGALLMSLSTVIVAINAQLLRRVDLSIPELPSGTPATDAQPAD, from the coding sequence ATGGACGACCACAAAGATACAAATGAGAATCTCCCTGGAGGGGAACACCAGCAGGACGACAGCAGTCACCAGCACGAACACGGCGAGCAGGATGAATCGGACGCCGAGTCGGACGAGCAGCGGGTAGAACAGGACCTACTGGAAGAAGAGGCACACCCTGCTGCGGAGAGTGAGACAGTGCTCGACGAGCAGCACGAGCACGCTGGACACGAGGGCGAAGGACACGACCACGGTTCCCATGAGGGCCACGGTGAGGGGCATGGCGGGATGCACAAGGGCCACGAGCAGATGTTCCGCCGGCGCTTCTTCGTCTCGACGCTCCTGTCGATCCCAGTCCTGCTATACAGCGAAATGCTGCAGGAGTGGCTCGGGTTCTCCGTCCCCGCGTTCCCGGGCAGCGAGTGGATCAACCCCGTCTTCGCGGTCATCGTCTTCGCGTACGGTGGGATGCCGTTCCTCCAGATGGCGGTACCGGAGCTGAAAGATCGGTCGCCGGGGATGATGACGCTCATCTCGATGGCGATCACCGTCGCGTTCGTCTACAGCCTCGCGAGCGTGGTCTTCCCGACGCAGTCGGCGTTCTTCTGGGAACTCGTCACCCTGATCGACATTATGCTGCTGGGGCACTGGATCGAGATGCGGTCGGTGCGACGGGCCTCGAGTGCGGTCGACGAACTGGCGAAGCTGATGCCGGACACCGCCGAGCGGATTACCGACGGCGGCGACACTGAGGAGGTCCCGGTGAGTGAACTCTCCGAGGGCGACCTCGTACTCGTCCGGCCGGGTGCGAGTGTCCCTGCTGACGGCGTCGTCGAAGAGGGAGACTCCGACGTCAACGAGTCCATGATCACGGGCGAATCGAAACCGGTCTCGAAAGACCCCGGCGACGAGGTCATCGGTGGGACGATCAACGGCGACGGCAGCCTCCGCGTGCGCGTCGGTGCGACGGGCGAGGAGACGACGCTCGCGGGAATCATGCGCCTCGTCGAGGAAGCCCAGCAGAGCAAATCCAAGACACAGGTACTGGCCGACAGAGCGGCAGGCTGGCTGTTCTACGTCGCCCTCGCGGCGGCAGTCGTGACAGCAATCGCGTGGACGCTCGCGGTCTCATTCGACGCAACGGTCATCGAGCGCGTCGTCACAGTGCTCGTCATCGCCTGCCCGCACGCACTCGGGCTCGCCATCCCCCTAGTGGTCGCAATCAACACGTCATTGGCGGCTCGCAACGGGATGCTGGTCCGGGACCGTATCGCGATGGAGGAGGCGCGGAACCTGGACGCCATCATCTTCGACAAGACGGGGACGCTCACCGAAGGCGAACACGGCGTCGTCGACATGGCGACCGTCGAGGGCGTGGAAGAAGACGACGCTCTCGCGCTGGCAGCAGCCGTCGAAAGCGACTCCGAACACATGATCGCGCGAGCCATACGCGAGGCCGCCGACGAGCAGGACCTCACCGCACCTGACGCGACCGACTTCGAGGCGATCAAAGGCCGAGGCGTCCGTGCGAACGTCGACGGAAATGAGGTGTACGTCGGCGGGCCAAACCTGTTAACCCAACTCGATAGCGAGATACCCGACCATCTCCGCCGCTTCGCTGACGAGGCGGGACAGAACGCTCAGACGGTGGTATACCTTGTTCGTGAAGGCGAGCTGATTGCCGCGTTCGCGATGGCTGACGTAATCCGTGAGGAGAGTTTCCGTGTCGTCGATACCCTCCACGATCTGGGCATCGAGGTGGCGATGTTGACTGGGGACTCCCAGGATGTCGCCAACGCTGTCGCCGACGAACTGGGCATCGACACGGTGTTCGCGGAGGTCCTCCCCGAAGACAAGGACGAGAAAGTTCAGGAGCTTCAGGACCAGGGCAAGCTCGTCGGGATGGTCGGCGACGGGGTGAACGACGCGCCGGCGCTGACGCGGGCCGACGTCGGTATCGCGATCGGGAGCGGCACCGACGTCGCCGTCCAGTCGGCCGACGTCATCCTCGTCCAGAACAACCCGATGGACGTCGTTCGGCTCGTGAAACTCAGTAAGGCGAGCTACCGGAAGATGCAGGAGAACATCGTCTGGGCGGCCGGCTACAACGTGTTCGCAATTCCGCTCGCAGCAGGCGTCTTGGCACCGATCGGGATTCTGCTCTCCCCCGCTGTGGGTGCGCTCCTGATGTCGTTGAGTACAGTAATCGTCGCGATCAACGCTCAGCTGCTCCGCCGCGTGGACCTGTCCATCCCCGAGCTTCCAAGCGGGACACCAGCGACTGACGCACAACCTGCAGACTGA
- a CDS encoding DoxX family protein, which translates to MSTLDSGMNQLESRVGGLTVGGKVHSLSAWFVLALRLMMGYAFAYSGFTKITGEFAAGGYLSNVAATNGNPLAGLFAWMGSTPWFVEFANVAVPYGELFIGLGLLVGAFVRLAAFFGALMMLMFYFGNWDMGHGFINGDFAYMLVFLAVAAFAAGRILGLDQYIENYDVGGETLVERYPALEYILG; encoded by the coding sequence ATGTCCACACTCGACTCCGGCATGAACCAGCTTGAGAGCAGAGTCGGCGGCCTGACCGTCGGCGGGAAAGTCCACAGCCTCAGCGCGTGGTTCGTGCTGGCGCTCCGTCTCATGATGGGCTACGCGTTCGCGTACTCCGGCTTCACGAAGATCACCGGCGAGTTCGCGGCCGGCGGCTACCTCTCGAACGTTGCGGCGACGAACGGCAACCCGCTGGCGGGCCTGTTCGCGTGGATGGGTTCGACGCCGTGGTTTGTCGAGTTCGCGAACGTCGCCGTGCCGTACGGCGAGCTGTTCATCGGCCTCGGCCTCCTCGTCGGCGCGTTCGTCCGCCTCGCGGCGTTCTTCGGCGCGCTGATGATGCTCATGTTCTACTTCGGCAACTGGGACATGGGTCACGGGTTCATCAACGGGGACTTCGCGTACATGCTCGTGTTCCTCGCGGTCGCCGCGTTCGCCGCGGGCCGCATCCTGGGCCTCGACCAGTACATCGAGAACTACGACGTCGGCGGCGAGACGCTCGTCGAGCGCTACCCCGCCCTCGAATACATCCTCGGCTAA
- a CDS encoding PadR family transcriptional regulator, with protein sequence MHDLTGFQRDVLYVIAGLEEPHGLAVKAELDDYYEQEINHGRLYPNLDDLVGKGLLEKGELDKRTNVYTVTQRGVREIEARREWESQYLEDVNAPTTS encoded by the coding sequence ATGCACGATCTAACCGGGTTCCAGCGGGACGTCTTGTACGTTATCGCCGGGCTCGAGGAACCACACGGGCTCGCAGTAAAGGCCGAACTCGACGACTACTACGAACAAGAGATCAATCATGGGCGGCTCTATCCAAACCTCGACGACCTCGTCGGCAAAGGCCTCCTGGAGAAAGGTGAACTCGACAAACGGACGAACGTGTACACGGTCACACAACGCGGAGTGCGGGAGATCGAGGCGCGACGTGAGTGGGAAAGCCAGTATTTAGAGGACGTGAACGCACCCACTACGTCGTAG